One window from the genome of Acuticoccus sp. I52.16.1 encodes:
- a CDS encoding isovaleryl-CoA dehydrogenase, with the protein MNFALGEDIDALREMVHRFARERIAPRAAEIDATNEFPMELWREMGELGLLGITVEEELGGTGMGYLAHCVAIEEISRASASVGLSYGAHSNLCVNQIRRNGTPEQKEKYLPKLMTGEHVGSLAMSESGAGSDVVSMKLRAEKRNDRFILNGTKMWITNGPDASTLVVYAKTDPDKGPKGITAFLIEKGMAGFSTAQKLDKLGMRGSNTCELVFENCEVPYENILGEEGGGVRVLMSGLDYERVVLAAGPLGIMAACLDVVVPYIHEREQFGKAIGEFQLMQGKVADMYVGLNACRAYVYAVAAACDRGETSRKDSAGCILYAAEKATQMALEAIQALGGNGYINEYPTGRLLRDAKLYEIGAGTSEIRRMLIGRELFAETA; encoded by the coding sequence ATGAACTTCGCCCTCGGCGAGGACATCGACGCGCTGCGCGAGATGGTGCACCGCTTCGCCCGCGAGCGCATCGCCCCGCGCGCGGCCGAGATCGACGCCACCAACGAGTTCCCGATGGAGCTGTGGCGCGAGATGGGCGAGCTGGGGCTCCTCGGCATCACGGTCGAGGAGGAGCTGGGCGGCACGGGGATGGGCTACCTCGCGCACTGCGTCGCGATCGAGGAGATTTCCCGCGCCTCGGCCTCGGTCGGCCTCTCCTACGGCGCGCACTCCAACCTTTGCGTCAACCAGATCCGTCGCAACGGCACGCCCGAGCAGAAGGAGAAGTACCTCCCCAAGCTGATGACGGGCGAGCATGTCGGCAGCCTGGCGATGTCCGAATCGGGCGCCGGCTCGGATGTCGTGTCGATGAAGCTGCGTGCCGAGAAGCGCAACGACCGCTTCATCCTCAACGGCACCAAGATGTGGATCACCAACGGGCCGGACGCGTCCACATTGGTCGTTTACGCCAAGACCGACCCGGACAAGGGGCCGAAGGGGATCACCGCCTTCCTGATCGAGAAGGGCATGGCCGGGTTCTCGACCGCGCAGAAGCTCGACAAGCTCGGCATGCGCGGCTCCAACACCTGCGAATTGGTGTTCGAGAACTGCGAGGTGCCGTACGAGAACATCCTCGGCGAGGAGGGCGGCGGGGTGCGCGTCCTGATGTCGGGCCTCGACTATGAGCGCGTGGTGCTGGCGGCCGGGCCGCTCGGCATCATGGCCGCGTGTCTCGACGTCGTCGTCCCGTACATCCACGAGCGCGAGCAGTTCGGCAAAGCGATCGGCGAGTTCCAGCTGATGCAGGGCAAGGTGGCGGACATGTATGTCGGCCTCAACGCGTGCCGCGCCTACGTCTACGCGGTCGCCGCGGCGTGCGACCGGGGTGAGACGAGCCGCAAGGATTCGGCCGGCTGCATCCTCTACGCGGCTGAAAAGGCGACGCAGATGGCGCTGGAGGCGATCCAGGCGCTCGGCGGCAACGGCTACATCAACGAGTACCCCACCGGCCGCCTCCTACGCGACGCCAAGCTCTACGAGATCGGCGCCGGCACCTCGGAAATCCGCCGCATGCTGATCG
- a CDS encoding TetR/AcrR family transcriptional regulator, protein MNDRSLDANMLDRSQGTRETIRQAAERLIARKSYGAVSMRDIAGAVGIRQSAIYNHFPSKQAILAELMLTHMESLLEAWEEARLDDAPPAERLAQFARFHIAHHFDQATAVFIAYMELRSLEGDNFAAVNALRRRYELEVRAILADGVVAGAFHVPDVNVGARAIIAMLTGVTTWYREGGRLSRETIGEIYVDMTLKSVGLETGAGRSLCSTNP, encoded by the coding sequence ATGAACGATCGTTCACTGGATGCGAACATGCTCGACCGAAGCCAAGGCACCCGCGAGACCATCCGCCAGGCGGCCGAGCGTCTGATCGCGCGCAAGAGCTACGGCGCGGTCTCCATGCGCGATATCGCCGGGGCCGTCGGCATTCGTCAGAGCGCCATCTACAACCACTTTCCGTCCAAGCAGGCGATCCTGGCGGAGCTGATGCTCACGCACATGGAGAGCCTCCTGGAGGCCTGGGAGGAGGCGCGGCTCGACGATGCGCCCCCGGCCGAGCGGCTCGCCCAGTTCGCCCGCTTCCACATCGCCCACCACTTCGACCAGGCGACCGCGGTCTTCATCGCGTACATGGAGCTCCGCAGCCTGGAGGGCGACAACTTCGCCGCCGTCAACGCGCTGCGCCGCCGCTACGAGCTGGAGGTGCGCGCCATCCTCGCCGACGGTGTCGTCGCGGGCGCCTTCCATGTGCCGGACGTCAACGTCGGCGCGCGTGCGATCATCGCCATGCTGACGGGCGTCACCACCTGGTACCGCGAGGGCGGGCGCCTCTCGCGCGAGACCATCGGCGAGATCTATGTTGATATGACCCTGAAGAGCGTCGGCCTCGAGACCGGCGCCGGGAGGAGCCTGTGTTCGACAAATCCATGA